The genomic stretch ATTTAATGTTACCATTCCGTATAAGGAAAAAATCATTCCTTATCTGAATCGTTTGAGTGAACAGGCGGCTGCTATTGGAGCAGTTAACTGCATTCGTGTGCGGGCAGGTGAAACCATAGGATTCAATACCGATGCCATTGGTTTTCAGCGTTCGTTAATACCTTTGCTCAGACCTGTTCATACACATGCCTTGATACTGGGCACAGGTGGTGCTTCCCGTGCAGTAGCCTATGTATTGCGCCAGGAAAAAATCTCCTATCAGCTGGTGAGCCGTCGCAAACAACCTGGCATGTTGACTTACGATGAACTGAATGCAGATATTATTTCATCGCATTTACTCATTGTGAATACTACGCCTGCAGGAATGTATCCGCATGTAGATGAAGCTCCTCCGCTGCCTTATGATTTGATTGGAAAAGATCATCTCTTATTTGACCTGATTTACAATCCATCACTTACAAAGTTTCTGCAACTGGGACAGCAACAGGGTGCCCAGATTCAGAATGGCTATAATATGCTAATTCTGCAGGCAGAAGCATCCTGGGAAATCTGGAATAGCTGAACAAACAGTTGTTTTTGATTTATCGGATATCAGCAGGTGTTAGTTCAATTTGCTGCATTAATATTTTATTCATCGGATCAAGCAGAATCTGAGTCGGCTGGAAGGAACAGGGAATGATCATGCTTTGCTGTTTTTGTACCAGATGAACGGAAAACTGATGTGATTTGCCATGCTGATCTACAGCCTGAATATCCAAAGGCAAGTCAAATGCTTCACCATGTTGCAGTTGTTTTATGTAAAATTCAATAGCATGTTTTAATGTATCATACTTCCAATACCATCCGATAATCGGATCTTCAGGGCGATACAACCATTGTTTGAAAAACGTTTGCAACGATTGATGAGAAACCTGTTCTATGATTCGGATAAAATCCTCTGTTCTTGCATTGCGATCACGATACTGCTGTACATACAACCGCATGCCTTTCCAGAAAAGAGAATCTCCGATCATTTGTCTGAGCATTTGCAGCACGTAGCCTCCCTTCTGATAACTATCCGGATTTAGCAGTTGTTCAGGATGCTGAAACTGATCATTGATAACCGGTGTATGATGTAAGGAATCATAATGCAATATCAGTTCGCGATCACGTGCAAGTATCTTTTGCAGGCTATCTTTTCCGAAAGCATGTTCTGC from Thermoflavifilum aggregans encodes the following:
- a CDS encoding shikimate dehydrogenase family protein translates to MAHRFGIIGFPLDHSFSPTYFNNKFKQEGRSDYIYVKCPLTRIEEFPDLLKQYDDWEGFNVTIPYKEKIIPYLNRLSEQAAAIGAVNCIRVRAGETIGFNTDAIGFQRSLIPLLRPVHTHALILGTGGASRAVAYVLRQEKISYQLVSRRKQPGMLTYDELNADIISSHLLIVNTTPAGMYPHVDEAPPLPYDLIGKDHLLFDLIYNPSLTKFLQLGQQQGAQIQNGYNMLILQAEASWEIWNS